The Pleomorphomonas sp. T1.2MG-36 DNA segment AGTGAATTCTGCGACACTAGCTCCGCTCCTTATTTCACGGCCGTACCTAGATTTCAAATTCACCGGTAATGTACATGATTTGTTCTCACGAACAAGCGCCATATATGTCCTTGACAGAAAAAAACAAGTCTGATTTCGTTCCCCTCGTGTTCCGGCGGAGCCAAGGTGTCGGAAAACAGGGAGAAAAACGCTGGGTACGGGGAATCGAAACACGACCTTCCGACCGCTTCTGGTGATCGGCGGCTGCCATCAGGATGTGCTCGGCCGCGCCGGCGTCGTCTACGAACCGGCAACCTCATGCCCAGGCATCGTAACCCGTCGCCCCGGCGGCGTGGCGCGCAATGTGGCGGTGCTGCTCGGGAGGGCCGGCGCGCCCTGTCGCTTCGTGTCGGTGGTCGGCGACGACTCGGCCGGCCGCGAACTCATAGCCGAACTCGCCTTGGCCGAAATCGATACCGGCGCGATGGTGGTCGACGGAGCGGGCCGAACGGGCACCTACCTCGCCATCCACGACGAAACCGGCGAGCTCGTCTCGGCCATCTCCGATCTGGGCCTTTACGACGGCTTCATCCTGCCACCCGCGGCGTTCGGCAACGACAGCGCCCTGGTTTTCGCCGATGCCAACCTTGCTCCGGCCGAACTTCGGCGGCTCGCCGACACCCATGGCGAGAGGCTGGTGATGGATGCCATATCGAGGGCCAAGGCACCGCGCCTCAAGCCTCTCGTCGCCTCCGGCGCGCTCTTCATCTGCAATCTCCCGTCGGCGGAGCTTCTGGTCGGCCATCCGGTGAGCCGGCCGATCGAGGCGGCCGAGCGGCTCGCCAAGGCCGGCGCACGGCGGGCCGTGATCACCGGCGGCTCGAAGCCGCTCGCCATCCTCGACGAAGGCCGCATCACCGAGATAATGCCTCGGCCGACCGAGGTGGTCGACGTCACCGGCGTCGGCGACGCCCAGACAGCCGGCATCCTGCTGGCGCTGGCCGCAGGAGCTCCGCTCTTTGCCGCCGTCGAAGTCGGCATGGCGGCAGCCCGCGCCGCGCTGGCCACCGCCGGCGCCTTGCGCAGCCTGCCGGAGGACGTAGTCGCCTCGGCC contains these protein-coding regions:
- a CDS encoding PfkB family carbohydrate kinase, with protein sequence MIGGCHQDVLGRAGVVYEPATSCPGIVTRRPGGVARNVAVLLGRAGAPCRFVSVVGDDSAGRELIAELALAEIDTGAMVVDGAGRTGTYLAIHDETGELVSAISDLGLYDGFILPPAAFGNDSALVFADANLAPAELRRLADTHGERLVMDAISRAKAPRLKPLVASGALFICNLPSAELLVGHPVSRPIEAAERLAKAGARRAVITGGSKPLAILDEGRITEIMPRPTEVVDVTGVGDAQTAGILLALAAGAPLFAAVEVGMAAARAALATAGALRSLPEDVVASAVATAGA